One genomic region from Nitrospinota bacterium encodes:
- a CDS encoding class I SAM-dependent methyltransferase: protein MIATILSTLVIGFFLLLFAMVVFPAFFGSPWHPLMPGTIKEILEFSAIQPGEKIYDLGSGDGRVLIQAARDYEAVGMGLEIDPLKVWVARKLARMAGVSDRVQFLRKNFNDFDFRDADILYVYLTHQALDRLFPRILPYLKPSTRIVSYRFCLRNLQPCKINKKQNLFMYRLDKGMKVDGYS, encoded by the coding sequence ATGATCGCAACAATTCTTTCCACATTAGTGATAGGTTTTTTCCTGCTGCTATTCGCCATGGTGGTGTTTCCAGCATTTTTCGGGTCCCCTTGGCACCCATTGATGCCGGGCACAATCAAGGAAATCCTTGAGTTTTCGGCCATCCAGCCGGGAGAAAAAATCTACGATCTGGGATCAGGAGACGGGAGGGTGTTGATACAGGCGGCCCGTGATTATGAGGCGGTTGGGATGGGGTTGGAAATCGACCCTTTGAAAGTCTGGGTTGCCAGAAAATTGGCCCGCATGGCGGGGGTTTCCGACCGTGTTCAATTTCTTCGTAAAAACTTCAACGATTTTGATTTCCGCGATGCGGACATCCTTTACGTTTATTTAACCCATCAAGCGCTGGACCGCTTGTTCCCCAGAATCCTGCCTTATTTGAAACCCTCCACCCGCATCGTGTCTTACCGGTTTTGCCTGCGCAACCTGCAACCCTGCAAAATTAATAAAAAACAAAATCTTTTTATGTACCGGCTGGATAAGGGGATGAAAGTGGATGGCTATTCATAA
- a CDS encoding ABC transporter permease, with the protein MNQQAQIIEADFMPPQMGLFQENWKIFKRNRMAHLSFIFLAVLLVFAILGKVLTHYIVVFDPHVVRLSEKFLPPFTPFTSEITPKDDAPAFNIYLLGTDELGRDVFARMLEGTSVSLTIGFVAVGISITVGVFFGGLAGYYGRVKLGFITVDTLIMEFVDMMLSFPTFFLILAAVALLPPSIYTIMIIIGLTSWMGTARFVRAEFLSLRELDYVAAAKSQAIPEWRIIFIHMLPNAMAPVLVSATIGVASAILTESSLSFLGFGVQPPDATWGNIMADAKNFIFDAPWLTFIPGISILIVVLAFNLCGEGLREAFNPRLRETR; encoded by the coding sequence ATGAATCAGCAAGCCCAAATCATAGAAGCCGATTTCATGCCTCCGCAGATGGGGCTTTTTCAGGAAAACTGGAAAATTTTCAAACGCAACCGCATGGCGCATTTGAGTTTCATTTTCCTGGCGGTGTTGCTGGTGTTTGCGATTCTTGGAAAAGTATTGACCCATTATATTGTGGTATTCGATCCCCATGTGGTGCGGCTTTCGGAGAAATTTCTGCCTCCGTTCACGCCTTTCACCAGCGAAATCACTCCTAAGGACGATGCCCCGGCTTTTAACATTTATTTGTTGGGAACAGATGAACTGGGCCGCGATGTGTTTGCCCGCATGCTGGAAGGGACTTCCGTGTCGCTGACCATTGGATTTGTGGCTGTCGGCATTTCCATTACGGTGGGCGTATTTTTTGGCGGTCTGGCAGGATATTATGGCCGCGTCAAGTTGGGCTTCATTACCGTCGACACGCTCATTATGGAGTTTGTGGATATGATGCTCAGCTTCCCCACATTCTTCTTAATTTTAGCCGCTGTAGCGCTTTTACCGCCGAGTATTTACACTATCATGATCATCATCGGACTGACCAGCTGGATGGGGACGGCACGCTTTGTACGGGCCGAATTTCTCTCGTTGCGGGAGCTGGACTACGTGGCGGCGGCCAAGAGCCAGGCGATTCCCGAATGGCGGATTATTTTCATCCACATGCTACCGAACGCCATGGCTCCGGTATTGGTTTCGGCAACCATCGGCGTGGCGTCCGCCATTCTCACTGAATCGTCCTTGAGCTTTCTCGGGTTCGGCGTGCAACCGCCGGACGCCACCTGGGGAAATATCATGGCAGATGCCAAGAATTTTATTTTTGATGCCCCCTGGCTGACGTTCATCCCTGGCATCAGTATCCTCATTGTGGTGCTGGCGTTTAACCTGTGCGGCGAAGGGTTGCGCGAAGCGTTCAACCCCAGACTGCGTGAAACCCGGTGA
- a CDS encoding Nif3-like dinuclear metal center hexameric protein: MDILQLSHYLDDLLDIKSIKDSPNAVNGLQVQNIGEIKKIGLAVDLCQATIDLAVDKNCNMMFVHHGMFWAGVQPIRGSLYDKLAALFRANLGLYSAHLPLDMHPVLGNNRTLADLIGLKHLEPFGEYNGEKIGLKGRIAPQSADALGQLLETQLGAVVKVIGKGEVQTVGLVTGGAADILRQAKEEKLDCYITGEGENHHFHEAIEGGCVLMLAGHYATETGGVKAVGRHLEEKFNLQTEFLDYPTGM; this comes from the coding sequence ATGGACATTCTACAACTCAGCCATTATCTCGATGATTTACTGGATATCAAGTCCATAAAGGACTCGCCCAACGCCGTCAACGGGCTCCAGGTACAAAACATTGGGGAAATCAAAAAAATCGGGCTTGCCGTTGACCTGTGCCAGGCGACCATAGATTTAGCGGTCGATAAAAATTGTAACATGATGTTCGTTCATCATGGGATGTTTTGGGCCGGTGTACAGCCCATTCGCGGCAGTTTATACGACAAACTGGCGGCCCTATTCCGCGCCAACCTGGGGTTGTATTCCGCGCATCTCCCTCTGGACATGCACCCGGTGCTCGGCAACAATCGCACCCTCGCGGACCTCATCGGGCTTAAGCATCTGGAACCTTTTGGCGAATACAACGGCGAAAAAATCGGCTTGAAGGGTCGCATCGCGCCGCAATCCGCCGATGCGTTAGGGCAACTGCTGGAAACCCAATTAGGAGCTGTTGTCAAAGTCATCGGCAAGGGCGAGGTGCAAACGGTCGGGTTGGTGACAGGCGGAGCGGCGGATATTCTGCGTCAGGCCAAGGAGGAAAAGCTGGATTGCTACATAACGGGGGAAGGCGAAAATCATCACTTTCATGAGGCCATAGAGGGCGGCTGTGTTCTCATGCTGGCGGGCCATTACGCCACGGAAACCGGAGGCGTGAAGGCGGTGGGCCGCCACCTCGAAGAAAAATTCAATCTGCAAACGGAATTCCTCGATTATCCCACCGGAATGTAA
- a CDS encoding PCP reductase family protein, which yields MEKPNIEKIDHPYAKENGVEWTEEAWERVKHAPEFVRPGIKKLMVQRTVKRGFKYVTSDFLTEIRNESMMLVSKRVKQFGFEELSMGAFDQAKEKMKESPRKIEVIEEIQDFLALRTEKKDDIIEKFKNYMDVAPTSGMPWSKEALAKMEKVPPFVLGMAKQTIEGRARERGDKMITPDMIEEVFTSIMPASAKEAMGMEVTEEDFKRDAEKANEPEQPPELTLNWDDDALDKVKRIPIAFIRNMAIKRIEQEVAKEGKEVVTEELFQKYRFTF from the coding sequence ATGGAAAAACCAAACATAGAAAAAATCGACCACCCCTACGCCAAAGAAAATGGCGTCGAATGGACCGAAGAAGCGTGGGAACGCGTCAAGCACGCTCCGGAATTTGTGCGTCCCGGTATCAAAAAGTTGATGGTACAAAGAACCGTCAAGCGCGGGTTCAAATATGTCACCTCTGATTTTCTGACCGAGATTCGCAACGAATCGATGATGCTGGTTTCCAAACGGGTCAAGCAGTTCGGATTTGAAGAACTGTCTATGGGTGCTTTCGATCAGGCCAAAGAAAAAATGAAAGAAAGCCCCCGCAAGATCGAAGTGATCGAAGAGATTCAGGATTTTCTCGCCTTAAGAACCGAGAAAAAAGACGACATCATCGAAAAATTCAAAAACTATATGGACGTTGCCCCCACTTCAGGGATGCCCTGGAGCAAGGAAGCGTTGGCGAAAATGGAAAAAGTTCCGCCCTTCGTCCTCGGCATGGCCAAACAAACCATTGAAGGACGCGCCCGTGAACGCGGCGACAAAATGATCACCCCCGATATGATCGAAGAAGTGTTCACCAGTATCATGCCTGCATCCGCTAAAGAAGCCATGGGCATGGAAGTGACGGAAGAAGACTTCAAACGCGACGCAGAAAAAGCCAATGAACCGGAACAACCCCCGGAGCTCACGCTGAACTGGGATGACGATGCGCTTGATAAAGTGAAACGCATTCCCATTGCCTTTATCCGTAATATGGCGATCAAGCGCATTGAGCAGGAAGTTGCCAAAGAAGGAAAAGAAGTCGTTACCGAAGAATTATTTCAGAAATATCGATTCACCTTTTAA
- a CDS encoding fused MFS/spermidine synthase yields the protein MKRSPVIYFLFFCSGITALIYEIVWTRMLTLVFGHTVFSVSVVLAAFMAGLGFGSYLFGAAIDRLPGPWEEPVEKAGEMDIRPSQGSAHTPLLIYGWVEIALFVICGLLSLLLANFSSFYAWIHVWLPDSIIIQNAIKAVLAFLLIFIPTTLMGATLPIISKYYVTNNARLGTQIGILYAINTLGAAVGCLLTGFLLISVLGVLQTVLLAALVNLFIGVSALRVYQDSGGGSVFKVRLPKFSLPSISVNCEQKYWMGVSLICGFTALAYEVVWTRLLVFSISSTVYSFSMMLAVFLLGIVLGSLLVIPVVSRVTNLRTVLICLQVVIGLFVIGSLYNMESLLSAPWDSYRLTDPAVTLWHYFVDSASLMLIPTLCFGMSLPILIKIVSGGYEHVGKGTGQIYASNTLGAIFGSLFMGFWVLPELGSQKSLMLVASLNLLLGVLLFLKGSYLGTAIRRGLAVVFAVTILFLNFAIPDNLLDKFFMRDSGGQRSPKALMYFEEGLTDTVAVFRDNYGILDPEAKRLITNGISMSASNFIASRYMKLLAHVPILLVDAPEDVLVVCFGTGQTTGAAGIHPRVRSVDSVDLSPGVIRAGKIFASENHDVLNNPKVKFILQDGRNHLLTTGKKYDVITSEPPPPRTAFTVNLYTREYYQATQKRLKPGGIVAQWIPLHSQGEKEVAMHFKTFHDVFPHAIAWMSVANEMLIIGSDQPINLDFKKLQQRLQEPVVREALADIEIENAYSFLSNIWFLEDQIEAVSAGYDEITDNRPSIEFYLDLDATIGTAGKEKYVFNRTPFEDIARRITHLSESDRAALKRYYEMMDLYQRGVMYSNRGQLLKALSLADDNNLVRYHLQAGKRQVARLAQEVDRNPENIEALLNLGHAYYQMGQHKNSMDILEKVPQSAPNRSFADLYMGYNLLELGEIDRAKKSFENVAKKDPRQVSSVMQEIGLIELLKKLAKDPENPSLILSAAQYYNMKKDYLKALEYSLVALDKDPLNIPVLQSIVFSYRALGEPGNVLDYATRYSMVDREDMHLQYVLGEMYAKTLRCQKAIPHLQAVLKKNDSYQNTEQLLEGCKRMLLLKEASIL from the coding sequence ATGAAACGTTCCCCGGTCATCTATTTTCTTTTCTTTTGTTCCGGTATTACTGCCCTGATCTATGAGATTGTCTGGACCCGAATGCTCACCCTGGTGTTCGGACATACGGTATTCTCCGTGTCCGTGGTGCTGGCGGCGTTCATGGCGGGCCTGGGTTTTGGCAGTTACCTGTTTGGCGCGGCGATCGACAGACTGCCCGGCCCCTGGGAAGAACCCGTTGAAAAGGCGGGTGAAATGGATATCCGTCCGTCTCAAGGCTCGGCTCATACGCCGCTCCTGATCTATGGATGGGTCGAGATTGCGCTATTCGTTATCTGCGGTCTTCTGTCCTTGCTTTTGGCGAATTTTTCCTCTTTTTATGCCTGGATTCACGTCTGGCTCCCGGATTCCATAATTATTCAGAATGCAATTAAAGCGGTTCTGGCCTTCCTGCTGATTTTTATTCCGACCACCCTGATGGGCGCCACCTTGCCAATCATCAGTAAATACTATGTGACGAACAACGCCCGGTTAGGAACCCAAATCGGAATTTTATACGCCATCAATACTCTCGGAGCGGCGGTGGGATGTCTGCTCACGGGATTTTTATTGATCAGTGTCCTGGGTGTTTTGCAGACGGTCCTGCTGGCGGCTTTGGTGAATTTGTTTATTGGAGTCAGCGCCCTGCGTGTTTACCAGGACTCGGGAGGCGGGAGTGTGTTCAAGGTCAGGCTGCCAAAATTTTCTTTGCCCTCGATTTCCGTAAACTGCGAACAAAAATACTGGATGGGCGTCAGCTTGATTTGCGGGTTCACCGCTCTGGCTTACGAGGTGGTGTGGACCCGGCTTCTGGTGTTCAGCATTTCCAGCACGGTGTATTCCTTCAGCATGATGTTGGCGGTCTTTCTGTTGGGAATCGTCCTGGGAAGCTTGCTGGTCATTCCGGTGGTTTCCCGTGTCACCAACTTGAGAACCGTTCTGATTTGCCTGCAAGTCGTGATCGGTTTGTTCGTGATCGGTTCTCTCTACAATATGGAAAGCCTGCTTTCTGCGCCTTGGGACAGCTATCGCTTGACCGACCCTGCCGTCACCCTGTGGCATTATTTTGTAGATTCCGCAAGCCTGATGCTGATCCCCACTCTGTGTTTTGGCATGAGCTTGCCCATTCTGATTAAAATCGTTTCCGGCGGCTATGAACATGTTGGCAAGGGCACCGGGCAGATTTACGCCTCCAATACTCTCGGCGCAATTTTCGGTTCGTTATTTATGGGTTTTTGGGTTCTGCCCGAGTTGGGAAGTCAAAAAAGTCTGATGCTCGTCGCTTCGTTGAACCTGCTTCTTGGAGTTTTACTTTTTCTTAAGGGTTCCTATTTGGGAACGGCGATACGCCGGGGGCTTGCGGTCGTTTTTGCCGTCACCATTCTTTTTCTAAACTTTGCGATTCCAGACAATCTGCTGGACAAGTTCTTCATGCGGGACAGTGGGGGACAGCGCAGCCCCAAGGCGCTCATGTATTTCGAAGAGGGGTTGACGGATACGGTCGCCGTTTTCAGAGACAATTACGGCATCCTGGACCCGGAGGCCAAGCGATTGATCACCAACGGGATTTCCATGTCGGCGTCGAACTTCATCGCCTCGCGCTATATGAAGCTCCTGGCCCACGTCCCGATTTTACTGGTCGATGCGCCGGAAGATGTCCTGGTGGTTTGTTTTGGCACGGGGCAGACGACCGGCGCCGCCGGAATTCATCCCCGCGTGCGTTCCGTGGACAGTGTGGATTTGTCCCCCGGCGTGATTCGGGCCGGAAAGATATTCGCCTCGGAGAACCACGATGTGCTCAACAATCCGAAGGTTAAATTTATTTTACAGGATGGCAGGAACCATCTTTTGACCACGGGCAAAAAGTATGACGTCATCACCTCGGAACCGCCGCCGCCGCGTACGGCATTTACAGTCAACCTGTACACCAGGGAATATTATCAAGCGACCCAAAAACGGCTGAAACCAGGGGGCATCGTGGCGCAATGGATTCCGTTGCACAGTCAGGGAGAAAAAGAAGTCGCGATGCATTTTAAAACCTTTCATGACGTGTTTCCGCATGCGATCGCCTGGATGTCGGTTGCCAACGAAATGCTCATCATTGGCTCGGATCAGCCGATCAACCTGGATTTTAAAAAATTGCAACAACGGTTGCAGGAACCCGTTGTCCGGGAAGCTCTCGCCGACATCGAAATAGAAAACGCGTATTCTTTTCTGAGCAATATCTGGTTCCTTGAAGACCAGATCGAAGCCGTTTCAGCAGGCTATGACGAGATCACCGACAACCGTCCCAGCATTGAATTTTACCTCGACCTTGACGCCACCATTGGAACGGCGGGCAAAGAGAAATATGTTTTTAACCGAACCCCCTTTGAAGATATTGCCCGGCGAATCACCCATCTTTCAGAGAGCGACCGCGCGGCCCTGAAACGCTACTATGAGATGATGGACCTGTATCAGCGCGGGGTTATGTACAGCAATCGCGGGCAACTCTTGAAGGCCCTTTCCCTGGCGGATGACAATAACCTCGTTCGCTATCACCTGCAGGCGGGAAAACGGCAGGTCGCCCGTCTGGCCCAGGAAGTGGATAGAAATCCTGAAAATATCGAAGCCCTGCTGAACCTTGGCCATGCCTATTACCAGATGGGTCAACACAAAAACAGCATGGATATTTTAGAAAAAGTTCCCCAGAGCGCTCCCAACCGAAGCTTTGCGGATTTATATATGGGATACAATCTGCTGGAGCTGGGCGAAATCGATCGAGCCAAGAAAAGTTTTGAAAACGTCGCCAAAAAAGACCCTCGGCAAGTGAGTTCTGTCATGCAGGAAATAGGACTGATCGAACTCTTGAAGAAACTGGCAAAAGATCCGGAAAACCCAAGCCTGATTCTTTCAGCAGCCCAGTATTACAACATGAAGAAGGATTATTTGAAAGCGTTGGAATATTCACTGGTCGCTTTGGATAAGGATCCTTTGAATATTCCGGTTCTGCAAAGCATCGTGTTCAGTTACCGCGCTCTGGGGGAGCCGGGCAACGTGCTGGATTATGCGACCCGTTACAGTATGGTGGATAGGGAAGATATGCATCTTCAATATGTTCTGGGCGAGATGTACGCCAAGACCCTTCGGTGCCAAAAAGCCATCCCGCATTTACAGGCCGTCCTCAAAAAAAATGATTCTTATCAGAACACCGAGCAACTGCTGGAGGGTTGCAAACGTATGCTCTTGCTGAAAGAAGCGTCGATCCTGTAA
- a CDS encoding ATP-binding cassette domain-containing protein, translated as MKPGDHPLLMIYLQSLNKQYCRKILFKDVNFHLRPSEKIGLVGENGMGKTTLFRIFTGTESADSGKVVLRKNARIALLAQEIVSSGESILERVVMGDEHFAQVQRNMNSLENNTHLHENSPDEWGRKYGALQHEFERLGGYEREARAKTILSGLGFKSDQWEKPMEEFSGGWRMRVELAKLLLQNPDVLLLDEPTNHLDLRSVIWLESFLKSYEGSMVLISHDRRFLNSIVENIAELDQGTLTRYAGNYDAFEAQKKSRLEQLEAAATNQQKKIAETEKFIERFRAKNTKAAQVQSRIKILNKMERVETGTQTKTIHFRFPQPARTGRMVIELTDIDKSYGPIQVYKDFSARLERGWKVALVGENGAGKSTLLKLMAGIIQCEKGKISLGANVTQAYYAQHHSEALDPKHTVLESLEETAGHLLRTEKHNILGAFLFSGDDVEKKVGVLSGGERSRLALARILSNPATFLLLDEPTNHLDMRSTEFLAAALAEFEGSLCTISHDRYFLDGIINRVWEIENQTVKEYVGNYSDYEYYKSQEVESAADAALAKGAKVNHTVSQHDKNRKRKEASERNERHRQIKPLKAKLEKVEKRLEQVMEEKSIAEQELSDPAIHQDDQKDRLLKTLKLQSDLAREEDGLMKEWDQLHTAVEQASTESII; from the coding sequence GTGAAACCCGGTGACCATCCACTCCTCATGATTTATCTGCAAAGCCTTAACAAACAGTACTGTAGAAAAATTCTCTTCAAGGATGTGAATTTCCATCTGCGCCCCAGCGAAAAAATTGGACTGGTGGGTGAAAACGGCATGGGCAAAACCACGCTATTTCGAATTTTCACGGGAACGGAATCTGCCGATTCAGGAAAAGTGGTGCTCAGAAAAAACGCACGCATCGCGCTGCTGGCCCAGGAAATCGTCAGCAGCGGTGAATCCATTCTGGAGCGCGTGGTGATGGGCGACGAACACTTTGCCCAGGTGCAACGCAATATGAATTCACTGGAAAACAACACCCACCTGCACGAGAACTCCCCTGATGAATGGGGCCGAAAATACGGGGCTCTTCAGCACGAGTTTGAACGGTTGGGAGGCTACGAACGGGAGGCCAGGGCGAAGACGATTTTATCCGGGCTGGGATTCAAATCGGATCAATGGGAAAAACCCATGGAAGAATTTTCCGGCGGCTGGCGCATGCGGGTGGAACTTGCCAAGCTGTTGCTCCAAAACCCCGACGTTCTGCTGCTCGACGAACCCACCAACCACCTGGATCTCAGATCGGTCATCTGGCTGGAGTCGTTTTTAAAATCTTATGAAGGCAGCATGGTTCTCATCTCTCACGACCGGCGCTTTTTAAACAGCATCGTCGAAAACATCGCAGAACTCGACCAGGGAACGCTGACCCGCTATGCCGGCAATTACGACGCTTTTGAAGCGCAGAAAAAATCCCGCCTGGAACAACTGGAAGCGGCGGCGACGAACCAGCAGAAAAAAATCGCCGAAACCGAAAAATTTATTGAGCGTTTTCGCGCTAAAAACACCAAGGCCGCGCAGGTGCAAAGCCGCATCAAAATACTCAACAAGATGGAACGGGTAGAGACCGGAACACAAACCAAAACCATCCACTTCCGCTTTCCACAACCTGCCCGCACAGGCAGAATGGTGATCGAGCTAACGGATATCGACAAGAGCTACGGTCCGATTCAGGTTTACAAAGATTTCTCCGCCCGCCTGGAACGGGGCTGGAAAGTGGCGCTGGTGGGCGAAAACGGAGCGGGAAAATCGACCCTGCTCAAACTCATGGCTGGAATCATCCAATGTGAAAAAGGCAAAATCAGCCTGGGCGCCAACGTCACTCAAGCTTACTATGCCCAGCACCATTCAGAAGCGCTGGACCCCAAGCACACCGTACTGGAGTCGTTGGAAGAGACCGCCGGGCATTTACTGCGCACGGAGAAACACAATATCCTGGGAGCCTTTTTATTTTCCGGCGACGATGTGGAAAAAAAAGTCGGGGTGCTGTCAGGCGGCGAACGCTCGCGCCTGGCCCTGGCGCGGATATTGTCCAACCCTGCCACTTTTCTTCTGTTGGACGAACCCACCAACCATCTTGACATGCGTTCCACCGAGTTTCTGGCGGCGGCTCTTGCCGAGTTCGAGGGCAGCTTGTGCACGATTTCCCACGATCGCTATTTCCTCGATGGCATCATCAACCGGGTCTGGGAAATAGAGAATCAAACGGTCAAGGAATATGTCGGAAACTACAGCGACTACGAATATTATAAATCCCAGGAAGTAGAAAGTGCTGCGGACGCGGCCCTTGCCAAGGGGGCAAAAGTAAATCATACCGTTTCCCAGCATGATAAGAATCGCAAACGCAAGGAAGCCTCAGAAAGAAACGAGCGGCACCGCCAAATCAAACCGCTTAAAGCCAAGTTGGAAAAGGTCGAAAAACGCCTGGAGCAAGTGATGGAAGAAAAAAGCATTGCCGAGCAGGAACTTTCCGATCCCGCAATTCATCAGGACGATCAGAAAGACCGTCTGTTGAAAACTTTGAAACTGCAAAGTGATCTGGCCCGTGAAGAGGACGGACTCATGAAGGAATGGGACCAACTTCATACCGCCGTTGAACAGGCATCTACGGAATCTATAATATAG
- a CDS encoding ABC transporter permease yields the protein MTNFILRNTFKKFISLILISIISHAMVHLAPGEPSLVDPSNPRMKAEDIQRIRAAFHLDEPLHIQYVYWIKDLFTGELKSFKDNQPVLGKIWDRFLNSLPLFILATLITWLLAFPVGIQAAIHRGSLFDKTSTFLSYAMISIPGFFLSYMVIIFMVKTFDVPVIGMRTFGLENSPLLLQSMDRIWHLTIPALMSAVGGIAVLSRYARSQMLEVINQDYIRTARSVGWSNDVVIYRHGLRNALLPFITLFGLTIPGLIGGSVIFETIFAWPGMGRLGYDAILSRDFPVILTLTFISAILVQAGNFVADILYAVVDPRIKLG from the coding sequence ATGACCAACTTTATTTTAAGAAACACTTTCAAAAAATTCATATCGTTGATCCTTATTTCGATCATCTCCCACGCTATGGTGCATCTGGCGCCGGGCGAGCCCAGCCTGGTCGATCCCTCCAATCCGCGCATGAAGGCGGAAGACATCCAGCGCATCCGCGCGGCATTTCATCTGGACGAGCCTTTGCACATCCAGTACGTGTATTGGATCAAAGATCTTTTCACCGGCGAACTCAAATCGTTTAAAGACAACCAACCGGTGCTTGGGAAAATATGGGACCGGTTCCTCAATTCCCTGCCGTTGTTCATCCTGGCCACGTTGATCACCTGGTTGCTGGCCTTTCCCGTGGGCATTCAAGCCGCCATTCACCGCGGGTCGCTGTTTGATAAAACCAGCACTTTTCTGTCTTACGCGATGATTTCCATCCCCGGTTTTTTTCTTTCTTATATGGTCATCATTTTTATGGTCAAAACTTTTGATGTGCCGGTAATCGGCATGCGCACCTTTGGCCTGGAGAACTCTCCTTTGTTGCTTCAGTCGATGGACCGAATATGGCACCTGACCATTCCCGCATTAATGTCCGCAGTTGGCGGAATCGCCGTTCTTTCCCGCTATGCCCGTTCGCAAATGCTGGAAGTCATCAATCAGGATTACATCCGCACCGCACGGTCGGTGGGCTGGTCCAACGATGTGGTCATTTACCGCCATGGATTAAGAAACGCTCTGCTACCATTTATCACTCTGTTTGGTTTGACGATTCCCGGTTTGATCGGCGGGTCGGTCATTTTTGAAACCATTTTTGCCTGGCCGGGTATGGGTCGGTTGGGCTACGATGCCATTTTGTCCCGCGATTTTCCGGTGATCTTAACCCTCACTTTTATTTCCGCCATCCTGGTGCAAGCTGGAAACTTTGTTGCAGACATTTTATATGCGGTGGTCGATCCTCGCATAAAATTAGGATGA